Below is a window of Humulus lupulus chromosome 2, drHumLupu1.1, whole genome shotgun sequence DNA.
GTGCGATGGCAGGAGGATCCAAGATCAAGAAGAAGCGTGGTAGACTGAAGCGTGGCCCTTCTTCTTCAGAGGCACCGAGGAAAGTTAAATCAATGGTGGAGTTATTTGGAGTGGAACCGGTGTTGTTCTCAAAGGATGAAGAGCCCATTCAGAATGAAGATGGGAGTGGGATAACGAATGGGACAGAGGTTCTTTCTCCTTCTGAAATGTAGCGCAGGACTCAGATCAGGGTTCAATTTTCCCATCTGTTGGAAAAGTGTGAAGCTCAACGCAGTGGTAAGGCTCTGGTTATCCCTAATTCTCCTTCTAATCCTGGATCGAGTAATGTGAATATTCCAAATAGTCTAGGAGGAGATGCTGGTTTGGCAACACAGATGAATGAATTTGTTAAAATTGATATGGAAGATATTGTTGAGGAGGTGAATTAGGGGAGTCCATCGTTAGTTTGCTATGTGTTAGGAGCCAATCCTCCATTGCCTGTTCTTGAAGGATTTTGTCGACGTATTTGGAAGAATATGGGGATTGACAAAGTGGTTGGGCTAGGACAGGGTGTCTATATCGTGAGATTCAATACAGTGGAGCAGAGTGACTTTGTTCTGAATAATGGAATCATGTTCTTTGACAAGAAACCACTTATCATGAAGCCTTGGAATGCAAATGATGATTTTAAGAAGGAAGATATGCAACAAGTGCCAATTTGGATACAGTTAACCAATCTTGATCTGAAATATTGGGGTGAGCAGTCATTATTCAAGATTGTGTCTCAAATTGGGCAACCGTTAAAGATAGATCCTGTAACAAAATCTAAGGAGAAGCTTAATTTTGCAAGGATAATGATTGAGGTGTCTATAGCTCAATCTTTTCCTAGCATTATAAGTTTTATCAATGAGAACGATTGCCAAATGGATGTGATGGTGCATTATGAATGGAAACCGATTTTTTGCTCACATTGTAAGGGATTGGGACATGAATCTACTTTGTGCAAAAAGCAAAATGGGTCAAAAGTTTGGATACCAAAAGATCAAAGGCAGGTCTCTACTAAACAAGACTCTATAGATGCTGAGGGTTTCTGTACTGTCAAAGggaaaggaagaaagagagatGGTAGTAATTGCCACAGGGAAAGCGTTGCTGAAAATCTAAGTAATACATTTCAGGTTCTAGCTGAAACAAAACTGGCGACAAAGGATATAGAGCAAGGAATTGATATCACTGCAGGAGGGGGAGATCCTCCTGTAGTGAATGGATAAAATCCTATCATGGAATGTGAGGTGGTTGAACTAAACTCAGAAATAACATGAAgtcaaaaattttatttttactaAAAAAATTAGTTTGGTTGGACTCCTTGAGACTAGGGTTAAGGCTAAGAAGATGGGAGCCTTATTCCTAAACATGTTTAAGGATTGGTGTTTTACTTCAAACAATGCGTGGTTTAATAATGGCAGAATTTTATTGGCTTGCAATCCAAATGTCTTCTCTGTGGATATTCGGGTTTGTTCAAGTCAATGCATTCATTGTTGGGTGGTACCTCAAAATGGTTCAAGTGGTTTTTTCTGTACATTTGTTTATGCTTTTAATGATGAGGAGCGTAGGAGAGTTTTATGGCAACAGATCAGAGATATGCAGACTATGGAGCCATGGATTTTGCTTGGTGACTTCAATGCTACCATTAATAAGGATGAAAGAATTGGTGACAAAGTGAGGTCTCTCTATTCTGAATCTTTCTGTAACTGTCTGCTTGACTTTGATTTGCTTGATATCCCTTTCCACGGTTGTTTCTTCACCTGAAATAACAAGCAAATTCCACCTGACCGCATTATTGCCAAGCTTGATAGAGTTTTGGGTAATTCAGCTTGGTTGGAAAAATTTCCTCTCGCGAATGCTTGTTTCTTACCGGAGGGTATTTTGATCATTCTCCAGCAGTGGTTTCCCTGAGTAAGGCTATGGAGTAGGGAAGAAGCCTTTTCATTATTTCAAGATGTGGCAAAAGTTTAAAGGTTACCATCAGTATGTTAGGGAGGCGTGGTGTAAGCTGGTGCAGGGCACTCCTATGTTCAGAGTTGTGGCCAAACTCAAGAGAGTTAAAATTTCCTTGAAGAATTTGAATACCTGTATAGTTGGTGATATTACTACCTCTTATTTTCAATCTGAGCAGTTTCTTCATCAAGTGTAGCAGCAGGTAAATGGTGACCCTCATAATCCTCAGCTTATTGCTGATGATATGAGGTACAGGCAGGAGCATAACGCCCGTAGAGAAGCTTATATAGATTTTTTGCGGCAAAAGGCAAAGATGACTTGGTTGCAATTTGGGGATGCGAATACTCAAGTCTTTCATCGGAGGATTAGGCAACGTAGGTTGCAAAACTCTGTCATGGCTATTCATGATGAGCAAGGTAAATGGCATGATACTCTAATGGGAATTCAAAATGCATTTCTGGAGTATTATCATAATCTTTTGGGTGGGAAATATCAGAGACGAAGGAAAGTTCAACACTGTGTCATGAATGAAGGTCCTGTTCTTTCCAAAGCTAATATTCAAACTCTCTTGCAGCCTTTTGAGAAAGATGAGGTTAGGGCTGCCATCTTTGAAATCCCTGGTGACAAAGCCCCTGGCCCGGACGGATTCAGTAGTTATTTTTTTCAACATCATTGGGATCTAATTGGAGAAGAGATTAGTGAGGTAGTTCTGTCCTTTCTAACTACTGGGAATTTATTGAAGGAGATAAATGCCATAATAATCACTCTAATTCCTAAAACAAATTTCCCCAACAGTGTTAGTGAGTTCCGGCCTATATCTTGTTGCAACGTGCTTTATAAAGTGGCTGCCAAACTCATATGTACTAGACTGAGACAAGTTTTGCCTGATATAATTGCGGATAATCAAGGAGGATTTATTCAAGGAAGATATATTGGGCATAATATAATGATTTGCCAAGACTTAGTTCGGCACTATGGAAGGAAAGGAGGCAAACTGAATTGCATTTTAAAGATGGATATGCAGAAAGCTTATGACACTTTGGAATGGGATTTCCTTGAAGAGATGCTTGTGGCTTTTCATTTTCCTCCTCATTTTATTCAGCTAATCATGACTTGTGTAAGATCTCCTAAATTCTCAATCATGTTAAATGGGTCTTTACATGGTTTTTTTAATGCCAGTCGGGGATTGAGGCAAGGAGACCCCATGTCTCCTCTTTTGTTTGTCTTGAGCATGGAGTACTTATCCcgtatattgaaaaaaaattgcTAAGGACAAAGATTTTTAGTTTCATGAGAGATGTGCAGAGCTTCAGCTCACTCATCTGTGCTTTGCAGATGATGTGGTGCTATTTTTGCATGGGGATTTTAAATCAGTGTACAGACTTCTGCAAGGTTTTGAATTGTTCTCTCACACCTTGGGTCTTCAAGCTAATATTAGCAAATCTGAATTCATTGGTACTGGTATATCTGATAAAGAGATTCAAAGAATTCTCATGGTGTCCAAATTGAAGAGAGGCAAGCTCCCTTTTCGTTATCTTGGTATACCAATTAATGCGAAAAAAATCTCTACTAGTGATTGTGAAAGTATAATTGATAAAATGGTGGCTAGAATTCGGAAGTGGAGCTGGAACTCTTTATCCTTTGCTGGGAGACTTACACTTATAAATTCAGTGTTGATTTCTATGCACTCTTACTGGTCTCAAATTGTAGTGCTCCCTAAGAAAGTTTTCAGCAGAATAAATGAGATATGTAGAGCTTTTCTTTGGAAGGGTGAGACTAATTATGGAGGCCCGGGTTGTATTGCTTGGGATGATGTGTGTAAAAGCAAGAAAGCAGGAGGGTTAGGCATCAGAAATATCTCAATCTGGAATATTGCAGCTTTGGGGAAATTCGTTTGGGTTATTGCCACAAATAAGGAGAGTTTGTGGATCAAATGGATTCATTCGATCTATCTAAGAGGAGAGAGCTGGTGGGAGTATGAGGCTCCTTTAAACTCCAGCTGGTATTGGAAGCAATTGGTCACTGTTAAAAACATAATGAAGAGTTATTTTTCCTATCCTACCTTTATCTCTATGTTTTATCGGATTCATGAAGTGTATGATAAGCTTTTGAACTTGACTGGGAATGGGATGTTTTGGACAATAATTATTTGGAGTGCTTGTGTTGTTCCTAAGCATGCATTCATTACTTGGTTAGCTAAATTGAATAGATTGAAAACAAGAGATAGGCTTCACCACATGGGGATAGTGACTTCAGATAGCTGTCTGATATGTGATAATGCTCCAGAAAACAACTGCCATTTGTTTTTCTCCTGTTATTACAACAAGAGATGCATCATAGAAGTGAAGCTTTCGCTAGGGTGGCTCTCGAATGCTGAGAATATTCATGAGCTTCTGAGATGGATTGCCAGAGGAAAACATCTGTCTCGATTTAGAAGGTGAATTTTTGCTTCTGGTTTAGCGGAAACTACATATCATTTGTGGAGGGTTCGAAATCTAGCTTTATGGGAGGATAAAGTTCAGAGTATTGATTGTACAGTTACGCATATTAAAAGGGATGTTAAAAATAGAGGatatatttttgtgaaaaatagagTTTCTGAATGAGATAAAATCTGGTTTGGGGATTTAGTTGTATAGCATCTGTTGGTTCTTTATTTGTTGGGTTTCCCTTTTTGGGAGTCTGTAGGTTGTAATGGtgttttttctataaataaatttgcttacttaccaaaaaaaaaaaaaagaaattgggttttaattagggcataaaaccctaacaaactcccacttgcactaattgaaactaatgccttaattatactaatcccatttccttgatatgcttatcaaatgtagcttctggtagtgtctttgtaaacggatctacaagattgtcttcagttgcaatcttcataaccttcacatctcccctggccacatattcttgaatattgtgatacttcctttctatatgcttactcctcttgtgactacgaggttctttcgagttggctatcgctcatgtattgtcacaaaacaacacaagcggtttatccatttttggaataacactaAGATCTGAATAtaacttctttagctagactatttccttagccgcttcTGACGCGTCTATGTAcacagcctccatggtggaatctgagattgcagactgctttacgcttctccatatcacagctccacccccaagagtaaacccCATTCCAGAAGTAAACTTCCAGACAttaacatcagtctgaaaatctaaatcagtgtagcctacagggttcagaacaccacccttgtagactaacgtataatccctagtccgccttaaatacttcaggatatgctcaactgctatccaatgttctggtcctgggtttgactgatacctgctcactactcccactgcatagcagatatctagtctagtacacaacatggcatacatcagacttccaaatgcagatgcgtaaggaacttttctcattgcatcttcctcttcaggagtctggggagactgctttttgaaagatgaattccatggcgggacagtaAACGTCATTTCTTAGAATTTGTCaatgagaaacgttcaagcactttatctatgtaagctgcttgagatagagctaagagtttgttctttctatccctaatgatctggatacctagaacataacttgcttcacccaaatccttcatgtggaattgagtgctcagccaatttttcacatttgataatttattaacattgtttccaatgagtaagctatcatctacataaagaaccaggaataccactatttgatttgccttcagttggtaaacacagggctcatcaatattttgttcaaagccataggttttgattatttcatcaaacctagattccaagaacgagaagcttgcttaagtccataaatggacctattcaacttgcaaacttttccttcttgtccagctactttaaatccttctggctggtccatataaatgacttcatcaagctttccattaagaaaagttgtcttgacgtccattttccagatctcatagtcgagagtggctgctatggattggaggatgcgaatggacttgagcatggctaccggactaaaagtctcctcatagtccacaccttctctttgggtatacccctttgccactaatcgtgctttataagtctcgatatttccatcaacacctcgtttcttcttgtagatccacttgcacccaatggccctaaagtcactagttgcttccacaagatcccagacagaattttaGTACATGGACTCCGTTTCCTATTTCatagcttcgag
It encodes the following:
- the LOC133815057 gene encoding uncharacterized protein LOC133815057, whose amino-acid sequence is MGIDKVVGLGQGVYIVRFNTVEQSDFVLNNGIMFFDKKPLIMKPWNANDDFKKEDMQQVPIWIQLTNLDLKYWGEQSLFKIVSQIGQPLKIDPVTKSKEKLNFARIMIEVSIAQSFPSIISFINENDCQMDVMVHYEWKPIFCSHCKGLGHESTLCKKQNGSKVWIPKDQRQVSTKQDSIDAEGFCTVKGKGRKRDGSNCHRESVAENLSNTFQVLAETKLATKDIEQGIDITAGGGDPPVVNG